From Melitaea cinxia chromosome 30, ilMelCinx1.1, whole genome shotgun sequence, one genomic window encodes:
- the LOC123668084 gene encoding uncharacterized protein LOC123668084, with amino-acid sequence MVNEYKADALVDTGSSASALLPLQKIKPLTCVTTFPLTPEALKCFEELKQDIKAAALVVINDDEMFTVETDASEFALGATLTQHGRPVAFFSRTLNNSECKQSSIEKEACAIVESLKKWRHYLIGRHFLLITDQQSVAFMFNQDHNSKIKNEKIQRWRLELSCFKYDIVYRPGTENAAADALSRVCAYMNINKLKELHNALCHPGVTRMYHWVRSKNLPYSANDVKEMTASCPTCAEIKPRFLKVKGKLIKATSPFERINIDFKGPLPSKTANKYIITIIDEYSRFPFAYPCKDMTSATVITCLKDLFLTFGQPLYIHSDRGSSFISEEFKSFLSLRSKGLSVENWEVVLKDALHCVRSLLCTATNATPHEKLFTYPRRSPNGDSLPSWLTPGPILLKKNVRSSKTDPLVEEAELLETNPYYSLIRRDKGETSTVSNRQLAPFPSITDNSSDDNFEIASEDDNLRFPSENNSTPPPENIAPSSLPRVGEPSTSSPVLRTGLPRRSNRTRKLPSYLADFVVDGSESEN; translated from the exons ATGGTCAACGAATACAAGGCTGATGCACTCGTCGATACAGGAAGTTCA GCGTCTGCTTTGCTaccattacaaaaaataaaaccactTACATGCGTGACAACTTTCCCGTTGACACCTGAAGCGCTCAAGTGTTTTGAAGAACTCAAGCAAGATATCAAGGCAGCCGCTCTAGTAGTCattaatgatgatgaaatgttTACAGTCGAAACAGACGCTTCGGAATTCGCTTTAGGGGCTACTCTGACTCAACATGGAAGACCAGTTGCCTTTTTCTCTCGGACATTGAATAACTCGGAATGCAAACAATCCTCAATCGAAAAAGAGGCTTGTGCGATAGTAGAGAGCCTAAAGAAATGGAGACACTACCTGATCGGCAGACATTTTCTTCTTATAACTGACCAACAATCGGTGGCCTTCATGTTCAATCAAGATcataacagtaaaataaaaaatgagaagATCCAACGTTGGCGATTAGAACTGTCTTGCTTCAAATACGATATAGTTTATAGACCAGGCACTGAAAACGCTGCTGCGGACGCTCTATCTCGCGTATGCGCTTACATGAATATAAACAAGTTGAAAGAACTACATAACGCACTCTGCCACCCGGGAGTAACTAGAATGTATCACTGGGTAAGATCTAAAAACTTGCCTTACTCGGCTAATGATGTGAAGGAGATGACCGCCTCGTGCCCTACCTGCGCCGAAATAAAACCGAGGTTTCTAAAGGTCAAGGGTAAATTGATAAAAGCTACGTCGCCGTTTGAACGGATCAACATAGATTTTAAAGGACCACTACCATCTAAAACAGCCAACaagtatataattacaattattgatGAGTACAGTCGATTTCCTTTTGCTTACCCATGCAAGGATATGACCTCAGCCACCGTCATTACTTGCCTGAAAGATCTTTTTCTAACATTTGGCCAACCTCTCTACATTCATAGTGATAGAGGGTCGTCATTCATCTCCGAAGAGTTCAAATCATTTCTAAG CCTTCGGTCAAAGGGATTATCGGTGGAAAATTGGGAAGTAGTTCTGAAGGACGCATTGCATTGTGTCCGCTCCCTCCTGTGTACGGCAACAAACGCTACCCCGCACGAAAAACTTTTCACATACCCGAGAAGATCCCCGAACGGAGATTCACTGCCATCTTGGCTCACGCCGGGACCGATCTTACTTAAAAAGAACGTCCGTTCTTCAAAAACGGACCCTCTTGTCGAGGAAGCCGAGCTCTTAGAGACCAATCCCTACTACTCTCTCATAAGACGGGATAAAGGCGAAACCTCAACGGTATCAAACCGTCAATTGGCTCCTTTCCCCAGTATCACTGATAATAGCAGCGACGATAACTTTGAAATTGCCTCCGAAGATGATAATCTCAGGTTTCCATCTGAAAATAACTCCACACCTCCACCTGAAAATATCGCTCCTTCGTCACTGCCTCGTGTAGGAGAGCCGTCGACGTCTTCGCCAGTTCTTCGGACTGGACTCCCCAGGAGATCTAATAGGACGCGAAAATTACCCTCCTACCTAGCGGACTTTGTGGTTGATGGGAGTGAGAGTGAAAACTGA